The Enoplosus armatus isolate fEnoArm2 chromosome 5, fEnoArm2.hap1, whole genome shotgun sequence genome contains the following window.
TACGtagcaactttgtactgcatatcattgtctgaaaagactacttttatgattagtatcaaataatacacatcatattatatatatatatatatgtatgtatgtatatatgtatatacgcACAGTGTTGTCATAACATATGTCAACGATGTGCAATGATCTGTTACATTTCTAAATTGGCTTACCTTTCAAATAAGCCACACtattttctctatcacgtcGTTTATTTTCAAAAGGTGAGTCTTAATTACTGCTGATTTATTATTAACACAACCTGATTAGAAGAAAACAGTCTGGCTTTAGCTCTATCTTTGGTCCGAGACACTGAATTCCAGTTTAATTTATGTCTACTGAAAGAGAGATTGTTTGCAATCCAAAAATATCTCCCATCTTTCCTTGGCTGGAACTGTATAATCAAGCTGGAACTTGCACAttcaaaaaatgaattaatactGTGTGGGAAGTCAACAGCCCTGCCCTGTCTAGAAGTATTTGGCATGAAATGTGTGAAGATTTATAATTATAAGTGGGCTGCCCATGGTTATCTCAGAAAAGCTTCCTTGGAAGGAATGATTCAATTTCTATGCCCCcatttgaaatgtgtgcatTCGTCTTCAGACGcttaaagaaatgtaaatcGGCAGGCAGGAGAATTACTGTGGAAACACCCTCTTAGCTCCAGCTTGTTCTGGTACAATGCTTTGAAAATCCCGTTAGAGGATCGAGGCTGCACCACACAGAGGGTGGACCcctcaggaggagaggaagaggagaggagaggaagaggagagggaaatgggggggaggggggtttgtGGTTAACAGGTTACATCAAATCATCAAAGCATAATAATTACTCACTTTGAATAATATCAATATGCTCCTATCCATCATAACTCTTCAATGTTAAAACAGATAGAACTCAGCTCTGGCAAAGTGACTATTGATCAACAACAATCAATAACTTGTGTTTCTGGGTGACTGCAATGTCTGGCAGCGTACAGCATGCAGCATCATCAACACCTGGGCCACAGCCAAGCGTTGCCCATCATCAGCCCACCTTCCAAACAGGCAGGATCAATACTTCAATAACATAAATATCTGaataaattgtaaaatattgccatcatcatcagcaaCTTTCAAATCAGGAAATCGCTCTCCTCATCAACCAACTGTGCaacagcatgtttgtttgttttcttaggTGTGAGAGacttgacagacagagagcttGCAATTCATAAGTTGTCTTTGATTTCATGTCAACATCTGATGAGATAATATGCTTTACACTAGGGGGAGACAAAGACCCTTCATAGATAGACAAGAATTGTGTACTGCAGATTACATGATTAATGATTTAAGGGCGTATTTTATGATGTCAGAATGAAAAAAACTCCAGcaactctttttcttcttttattattatatctcATTATTCTTGGGCAAAAAAATGGGAAAGTGGTGACTACACTTTAAGTACATCGACTTACAGGCCCAcatgtgttaaaaaaaagcagtgttGTTATGTGCAGACTGCTTTGTCATGGGGATATTAAGCTACCATTTCTGTCATTAGTGACACTTCATGTGATTAGTTATTTCCATTTACGAGCAAAGAAAATTAACTCCACATAAAGAGTGTTTATAGTCACGTCTCGTCCGTGTTCCTGGTGTGATGTGACTTAAAATGCTTACCACAGCACCGAGGCGGTTGGGGCCTGGTGGTTTAAttgaaatgtatatttgtaGAATGTGGGCCATATTACTGGGTTGTATCCTCAGGGAGGCACATTGTAACAatagagagggaaggaggagagacaaagagaggcaagaagggagagagagagagagagagagagagagagagagaggagggggagggttACAAAATTGCACTTTCACAATAGATCTCAAAGCCATAATGCCATATTGTTGGGGAGTTTATGGGATGTGTCGCACAATCAATAACCAATTTATGTGATCTTGATAGATGGATAAAGGCTGCACCTAATACGTTACCTATTTGCCATTCAGACAATATGCCTGACCTTGGTAGGCTTGTAAAGGCATTTCTTCTGTTCCTGGATAGTATAAATCCTCTTTCGTTCCTCTTGTAGCAAAGCATGCTGGGTGACTGGTggctttttcatattttgtgcATAGTAAGTAATGAAGTGCTCTACATTTTTTATGGCTGAgcataaatgaatgtatttcaaCTATGGCAGGGTAATATCTTTGCCAGGCAATCTGCCTTGCTACAAGCCTGCCTGGGTTGCtataacaacagctgctgctatATCTGTCACTGCTGTGGGTCACGGCTAGCTAAAAGAGCAACGTACATCGCGTCTCTCTCTAACTGCCAGtctttttcccttcctctcctccagtaCCCTCACCTTTCGCTGTTTTTGCTTGTCTTCCACAACCTCTCTGGCCTTGCTTGTCTTGACCAGCTCTGCTCCCACTGAATAAAACTCTCTGCTATACATCACTGCAAGACTGACAATTAAAAGACACAGAGTTCACTTCAAGTAGAAACAAATCGAAAGTCTTTTTTGtaagctgtttttctgttgagttaATGAGAACTGGAAACACCAGAGGCCCTTATTGTGGTTGATTTAGAGCCCACGATTTTCCTTTCAACACCACCACAGTCACAGATAATAAGGGGAACATAAGACAGAAGCTGCTGGGAGTCAATACTGCATTTTCCTCTCAACGTCCCGGTAAAAGTCTAAAAGTGGACCATCTTATCGTGCCTTTTTTGGCATCTGCACAATTACACCAAAGTTAGAACTTTTCAGTGAACAGAGGAGCTTCAACACAGACTGTGGAGTGCATTGTATTTAATAGTTCATAAGCAGCTCACTCACACAGGAGATATCATATCATAACATAGACAAAGAACAGCTCGGTATGATtgaataacaaaatatatacattccTACAGCATTGAACTATAGAAATAGGCACACATTTAGTCTCAATAGCAATGCTACTGTAGAACACCAGCAACAGGCAAAGCTTAAGAATTTTAGAGTAACTGTATGCAGTAAGACTTAACCCACCGAATGTGCTTTGACGTCAGTGCTGAACATGGATTAAAGATTTATACAGAGGAGAGTTGTATAGGAAAGACCTCTAGATGAATTCAGATCATCTGAAACAGAGTGATACAATATCATCTGTTGCTGTATATTTCCATTACACTGTGGTTCCAACGATGCATACGGGGAGAAATGCACATCCATACAGTATAAAAGCGATGCAATCCATTTTCCTTAAAAAGACGTCAAAAAGATATTGGccaatacaaataaaactgtGACTCAAAATCTCAGCGTGGTCTATAAaattgtaataaaacaaaatgaagtaaGCAAGTACCACAAAGTCCTTATATAAGTTGTGCCTTGACAGCAGTCAGACAGCGTTTGTTTATAGGTCTTAAATTCACTAACAAAATGTTTAGTTACTCTACGCGCTAGCAGGTCCAAACGAAGCATGGCTGgtatttttctgataataaGTGCATGacactgatgtttttgtgttctttaacctgctgtgtttgtgaaagcaTTTGATTTCAGATGCCTGGCACgaaggtaaaaataaaaataaaaatagagaggaaaaggagaacaACTGAGCACTTGGACATTTTTGACTGGTTCTTCACAAGACACAGTCAATACACAGGGGAGGTCGGTCGGCATGATTCCCTTGGCTGTCTGGGAGTGATGATACCTTCACAGTGGCATAGATGAGGTTGTTGACTCTATGCCCGTTTCTGTCACATGACACTGAAGTCCCATCGTGATTGGTTAATACCTACAAAGTGCAGAGAACATCTTATTCAACATGAAATGATTTATATGCTAAATAACCAGTGTCATATCTGCAATATTAAACAATATACAAGTTCAACATCATCTAATTCACATAAACAACTGTGTCCTTTAGGATGATTATAACTCAGGAGCCCCACTTCATATATATGCAAATGCCACACATGTTAGATTGCTGTAATTTACCATCTTCACTATGCAGATCTGTGCCAGAGGAGACTGTGTTTGAACTGCATATATTTGAAATGGTCACGATCATATTGAACGGTTGAATGAAATTTCAGATTATTCCAGTTTTCACAGATGAGACATCAAGGCTTTCttgcagtacatactgtatcatttgaaatgtaatttaacacTAACTACCCTACATCAGATATATTCTAACATTCCTCATGGAAAAGTCTTGACAGCGAGAGAGACTGTACACTGAATGGAGAGTGAGTATGAATGGAGGACTTGTGATTGGAGTGAGAATTCCAGAAAATGGCCTTTTGAAGTGAACGAGCAAGAGAAGACACAAAGGGTGTTGAATCAACAGGACTCCACTACAGAACTGCAAGGTTATGAGCAATGAAGGTACaaacaatgagttgaaagagagggagatgtttTCACTGATTTGGGTCAGGTTGAGAGAGTTGCATGTAAAAATACCGTGTCACTGACAACCACTCTTATTCGGTAACAGGAGCGGCTGGATTGGCTTTCTGCTCAGAGGGAATGGCTAGGTAGTTTGTCCTGCAGACAGATTGGtagaaaacatatttaaatatgtatatatttatatataccaTCATATACCACAGACTAGTGCTGTTAAGCTTTGAACAGCACTCACTACAGTGGGACACGACTGAATTTCCTTCATTTTGGAAGTGTTGTGCAATAGTATTTGTCCCTAATTCATGATACCCCCACAGAGGGAATTAATTTTAAAGGATAAGAACCATCACTGTAATGTGAACAGTGGGGAGCTACTGTACTGGCTGCACATCAGGAAGACATGGTACCCTCATACAGTATTTAACAGCACCATTTCACATTGTTAAAAACCACGATACCTTCACTAAATATGCACTCAATTCAACAGAGCTGCACAGAAACTGTGTAGATGTTTGTGACTCAAACACAGCCTCATTTTGTATCTCATTGACACATTATCACTATTGCTGCTGCGTTCCATCTTTTCCCTCAGCAACATGACTAATATGAGCTGAGCCACTAATGCATCACAAAATGTAACCTCAAAATGTTCTAGCCGTGGTACATATCCATTAAGCCCTGGGAGCTAAGAAGTCGACTACAAAACGGCCTCTTTGAGTGGGTGTATAGCTTCTGACTGTGGGATGTGTTGTCATATAGGTCAATAATGGCTGTGAAGTGGCCTCAGCCCATTAACTCTTTCAGCTGCAGGAACTGATGAACTTTACAGAGTGATACACATTCGATCACTTGATGCTTAACTTAATGTGCACATCTGATATCGATGTAATTTCtacttaaaaaacacaagtcaaCAACCCTCTCGAGGCTTAAATGTGCTACTAAATATTGCATCTGTACACTACCTTCCATGGCCATTATTAACTGATTTAATAAGGACTTTATTGATTTTATGAGGCTTTACTTCAATTGACAAATTCaacaaaatgcataaatatatattttatgttgtattgCTTGCTGAGTTCTAATGTTTTATCCACAAAACTGCAGTTATTTAACATATTATCCATGTAAAATACAATCTAGAAGAATAGCTCTGCATTAAATACTACCATAGTGAATCTCATATTGTTGAGTTTTACTCGATTCAGGTGttaattagggctgcaactaacgattgtTATTGTTATCAATACATTTACTTTAGCTTTTTCTTTAAGGAAATTCCTAAATTTTTCCCAGAATTGATACTAAATTACATAGTTCTGTCCAGGAAATGTTGTAGGAAATGATTAGGATATTatggacctgtaaaataaagcattaccttttgtttccctgttaaacaaaatggtaaacagaaacactttactattgtattatattgtattgcAGTATATTTCAAAGCTTTTctattgtgttgtattgtgtcCACCCCGTGTGTCTTCTGAAAACATACATAGTGTTAGAAAAACACTGGTCTCTATGCGTCACTGCAGGAGTTTAGAGTCAAGATTAATTgtcagtaaaaccacaacaactgGATCAGCACATGTGCAGTGCATTATCTGTGATTGTTCTGTTCAGGACATAAATTGCCTGTTCAAAAGTTGTCAACCTGGATCGACTGGCCTCGTCAACACCATGACAATCCGGTGGGAGCTGACTATTCGGGTGCATTGGGGTCTTTGTCAGCACTGACAAGGTGACGCAAATAGTAGGTTTCTGATGGAGCTGCAAATCCACCAGCGATGTAAAAAGGTTGTTTATGAAAAAAGAACAGTCAGCAGTGCTTAGAATTATTCAGGCCTGTCAGGCAGTCTAAGTGAAAAGACAGATTACTGTTGCAGGAGGGTTACAAACTGATGCAGTTTAGACTCAAttacctctctgtctgtctgtctgtctgactttcccttcttctctgtcctgctctcGCTTCCTCTTGATTGCCTCCTGAATCTCCCATTCTGACATGTTTCCGAGACTTTAAATTACTATTCTCAGGTAGCACTTTGACTTATTTGGCACTCACAGTCTTGGTGACTCATAATATGAACACACTGCCTTGCTGTGGTGTGAGTCATAGAAGAGAGAAAGTTAGTACAGTTATGTATCTGGACATGTTGACAATTGGTTTGTTTTCAGGACACACAGTGTTTCAAATAGCTTAGCTGTTTTCAGTCGTACCCCTTACtaatctgtgttttgtgtctggcatctgtatatttgtgtgagACTCACGCCGTGTCCTGCGCCTGCTCATCAGACTTGGAGATCTTCCTGTAGCAGTAGACCATTTCCACCACCAGCCAGAAGGTCAAGAACACCAGCAGCACATACATCATGATCTCAGAGTAGAGCGCTGTGGTGTCTTGAATCGCTGTGgagcacaaacaacagcaaggGACATGTTTTATACAGTATGCATCCAACCTCTGATTGGTTTTGTGTTGAACAGAGCAGGGGAGATTTATTTATTCGCAGGTTTAAGGAAGTATGCTAAGCTTGTTCATGTATGTGCAACACTGTGTGACCCACAATCCACTGTCAGTCATAATAGAGTAGGCAATATTTCAATGGTATACTTGAACAgtttactttcatttcactgaacAGCTGAACTTTATGCAAAGCAGAGTCATGTTTTCTGGCGTGCAtctacagatacacacaaatgaTGCACAAACTATGTTGCATACAGAACATTGTGACATTTCCTATCGTACAATGACAATGGAGTCTAGGaagttaaaggtgccctgtggagttttcttgtaaacaaacaaaggttatgtttacattcagtgtttcttacCAGAGTTTTTTACCAgctctaacaaatgtgttgatttccttcctcataCAAACTTTGTGgagttgatttttaaaaatcttttaaaGCATGCGTCGTTTACATCCATGTTCGCGTGcgagcagtcttcttcttcactgctgttgttgctgcattgCTGCATTTGTTGGTGCCACCAGTCAGTGGAATAGCATGAAACCAACAGCAGGAGGTGAATCACTGGGGCCTGTGTGTcctcatgcacatgcacaatacaaacaaaacaggggcccacttgtaaaaacattgctccatcGCGCTATTAgtggtcaaaagctccacagggttcctttaaatatgaaataagaTGGATATGTGAAATCACAGTGGTTATCAGGGCAAGACACAGATTTTAAGTTTAGAGATATGATTACCTCATATTTTGGTCATACTTTGGTTTTGTGTATACCATTAACACTAATAACATTATAATCAATACATTAAGTTATATCATTACATGTTATTTAAGGagattcacattttttcaagtgtGTCTTAAGACAATACTTATGCCCTATGAACATTGAAACAGTGCTTCcagtgtaagtgatgggggcctctctccatttttctcccaTTGATGGGTTACATGGCCAAGGCGACTTGCTTTGTTTCCAGTTCGCAAGTTCTACTTCTTCTACTCTGTAAATCATAGCCTATACCGCCAACTTCTGACAAAACTACGCTTTGCAACCAGCCTAGTTTATTCGCTCCAGACCAGATGATGGAAACACGCCTTATTCACATTCCTTTTTTGCAGCATTTCGCTTAAATTTTGCTCGACAATTCAATGGAAACATGATTAGTGTTTACTAGCTGAGCTGTAGTGGAAACAGCGTAAATAAAATTAGGAATTTTTCACTAAAAAGACTGTAAGCTTGGTagatatttttctcattcaGACTGCTTAAGCTTCATATTAACTTAAGATAAACTGGAATACAAAGGAAACGCATTTGAAAGAGATAATTTAATGGGCAGGAGGAATGCttacagcaaataaaaactgtttcaatgttcatatgggcacctgactacTAAGTCCTTTAATATCTTCCATTTCAGGATTGTTATGAGTCACTGTGAACCActgtgtcagtgagtgtgtaCCAAATTCCAGAAAGCCTGTCGACCAGACAGTTGACCGCTTTCACTGTTTGATTCTGCAGTCTCTGCAAATAGAGGCTATTAGTGTAATATAATCCCTTAGATGGGAAAGCACAGATATGTTTGCCATGAGCTAATCCATCCTACTACTGTGGACATCATTACCGTAACATGATTCCCAAGCTATAATGTACAGTACACTGGATTTGACTGGCTTTGTGGAATATGATACCACAGTTGTATGAGATGTGAAGGAGAGGCttttaaatatgtgtaaaaGATCAAACGGTAGTATACTTTGGAAAGTTGCACTTCTGAGGATAATGACATCTAatttgcacttttctttttctgggtACAAACCAAACACTGGGATACAACTAGCCTATGTTTATATGCCTCTGATAGTGAACTATATACCACGTGCAAGCAGATATAAAGAATGCAAAGTTAAAGAAATGGGGAGAATTAAGTATTTCCAAATATACATGTTGTATTGTATATTCGATCAAGGTGGAAAATGAGGCAATCAGCAAGCCAGGCATTCGGGAAGCAGAATACATTACCCCTTATAATAGATAGCAAAGTAGTTGGTTTGTATTAACCCCTTCACTGACAACAGAAGAAAGCTTTGATGCACAATTaagacagataaaacaaaacacacaattattcATCTTCAGTACAGTCACAACaaaggggagagaaggagagtggTGTTGTTAGTGGCAGACTGCCCTCACACTGATGCGTCACTTAGTGAAAACAAGGAGCtggaaatatataataaaaatgcaaaacccAATTAAAGCGGTCTGATAAACACTTTATGCAACATCGAAGGAGGGGCATGTACAGCACAAAGAGAACACTCAGGACACAGAAGTCAACACAGCACAGACGGAGGTTTCTACCAGGAGGGATTGTAAATTAACACGCCTGAGGTGAACCTCTCCAGCACATACTGTGTGCAGctgtatcatcatcattatattTAACATAATAGCTGGGCCACTCAGTATAAAGATGTGCAATACTGCAGTGAAATGATCAGTTATGCTGTCCTGCATCttattttgattaaattcaCCTCAGTTCTGAGAATATTGGTTAACATAAATCAGTTTAGCTGGTATTGTAAAACATGCagggaaaatatattttactcaGACTCATACTGGGTAGATATTTGAGATATTTTCCAGTACAACCACTCCTGTTGAGACACTGATGGACCACTTTATGAGAGCTTATTCATTTTAAGGCCAAATATGAATTATATATTTGCTTTGGGGCTAAAAGCGTTTCTTGCCTTTTTAATTTTccaaatgttgaaataaaacaattttgTGATGCCATAGATTAAATAGATTGGGGGGAAAATGCtttcaatgaaaacaacttAAGTGTCAGATTTGAGTTGATGTCTATTTTTGTAACCTTACAGAGCCATGAGACTGCCTGAAAAGCACTTAACAGCAAACACAAGTCTGAGGTCTGAATAACCTCATGTGTAGCTCTGGAACAATCCTGCTAAACAGATGTATCTCAACACAGCCGGACGAGCTTTACTGACATGGCAACCAAGCATTTGTCAAGAAACCTCCTGCGCTCACAACAGGGCGGAATAACATGAAAGAAAGTGGAAAACTTTTAGCCGCACCTTTCTCGTTCACCTTCAACTTGATGTCCTTGGTGATGGAGACGGAGGGTGTGAAGAAGTCAAACTCAAATTCGCGCAGTACGTTGCACTCATAGACGCCGCTGTCGTTAAAGGTGATGCTGATGATTTCAATGGAGACATCTTGCAAGTCCTGGCTCCCGTTCCAGGTCAGACGGCCCTTAAATGGTCCGTCCAATTCAGCTGGACTGTTATTCTCATACTTGTATATctgggagagaggaaaggcaaGCAggcatgtgtatatatataattcaattcaattcaattcagttcaatttaatttatatagcaccaaatcacaacaaaagtcatctcatgacacttaacaAATAGAGCAagtctagaccgtactctttataatagtattacagagacccaacagttcccaccatgagcaagcactttggcgacagtggcgaagaaaaacttccttttaaaaagcagaaacctcgagcagaaccagactttAGGTGGGCGGCCATCTGCTTTGTAATACATGTCTACATTACAGTCTACATTAATATGAACACAGCAACCTACATGAGTTTTGTTAGGTGGgatgcctttttctttttctggcatGTAGTACCAATCCACACGTGTCTTCGCTTTGATCTCCTCCCTCTTCATGCAGGAGATGCAGGTCAACTTCATGGGTTTCCCCAGGACTGCTTCTGTCGCCGACGGGACATCGACACATACTGGCTGGGTCAGGTGGACTGGAGAAGCACAGAAATGTTACACACGTTTTAGCTCAGCAGCTAGCCTGATGACAGTTAAGTCAAAATGTTCAAGTTTAAAGTCCTCCACTGGCAAATTTagcttattgttacttcacttggatgtttgactgtgcagagtttgacactagatggctgttttcacattactCTGCTGCATCTGTGCTCatcttaaatctgagtttaagatGCGTATGTACAAGATGATTCTAGTTGGGACGCTAATCCTGGTCCTGTATGCAACATGcacaagtgtgatgtgaaaACCCCCAGTGCACTAATACTGTGAATGTACATTTAAttgaagtaggagacatcatGTTAAACTATATTTGTATAGTCATAGATTTGGGATTTTTCAGTGttggaaaagcagaaaatgtaatttcttagGAATTagtaaatttaactttttttctaaataaactATATCGGACCCAAAGAGTATTTTTTAGTCCTAAGTCCTAAAACATGTTTGGAGGGAAGCTTTAACTTTTTTTGATGTATAACAAACTGTCACAGTTGGTgacattttcagtctttattcAATGACTATGAGAATAGAAGAGAGCAGGCACGGTTTATATCTGTAGTCATAAACTCTTGGCCCAGTCTTTCTTATTGAGGCCATCGGCTCTTGCACTCTGCGCTTACACTGAATTCAATGTTGAGCCAGATGCAAAACTCAGTAAGCGTTAAAAAGACATAAATTCAATTATTCAGCTCTGTGAGCATTGGAGAGACTTGAGTCACAATACTGATGGCAAATCCAAGATCATCCAGCCCAGTAAGCACTAATGATGGCCTATGCCCATTAGTATTAGCTGGCAGAGGGAGGAAtaaatggagggagggagtgttGGATGCAGGAACTGTGGATAGTGTAGGAGGAGGACGGCAAAGTATTGTGGGCAAGCaggaagaacagaaagaagtgATAGAACAATTAGAGGAAGGCAGGAAGTGGACGATAACATGGAGGGAAAGAATTGAGGGGattataaacacaaagaaaggaTTTCTTGCAAAGTGAAGTGAGGCAGTAATCTCAGTGAGCTCTCCACATGGATGTCTTTGtgtgactgttgttgtgttgggtCCAGTGCTCTTATATAAGCCAAAGCCCCCCCTGGGCAAACAGTGACAACATCGATTCcatctcatgttttttttttgttttttttaactcagggctcatacaaacacatggaaagagggaaagagggcagaggaacagggagacagagagaggaggaaagtggagtaagggaaaagaaaagggggtAAAGGATTGACCCTGGTGTCCCCGGTTCAAGGGGGCGATTTATTTCACTTAAATGCTGTCAACAGTGAGCGGTGTTACACTGTGCAGACGTCAGTGGGGCTGCTCAGAAACTGGGCTTTGAGTTGGAAGGTTCACAAGCCGTTAACAAGGCCCGTGATTACTCATATGTGCATCTATGTGAGCGGGAAGTCTGATGTAATAAGACATGCAACATTCACCATCATACAAGATATTTGAACATCTTGCACAGATATACTTACCGACACAAATCAAAAGTACCAAAGTTTGCAGATGAACTCTGGTTTGAGTTACCATATTAAGCTCTTTCTGGAGCTGCTGGCGGACAGTGTTCCTCTAACTGCCCCCTTTTTATTTGGAGAAACCCTGAAGTTGTCTTCGCACGAGGCCAGGAGTGAGATGACAGGAGTTGTTGAAATGACTCCAGGACCACGGACAGCGCCTCTCCTCGGCAGATGAGCGCGCAGGTAACTTCCCTCTTCACGACTGAAAATCCAAAGTGTCTGTCACAAAGGCAGGATTTCAAACAACAAACCGTATCAAAGAGTTGTAGAAACGAGGCTGCGAAATCTTTACGTGCTCGTCTGTGAATTTAAGACTTCCAGCAACCCCCCTGACTCGCCATTCATCATCTATCTAGAAAGGACTAACTTCATTATTCCCTCCGCTCGGTGGAATGAACAAGTCCTTGATGCGAGACAGATACTCGAGTGTCCTTCgcacacagctgctgtcctTCAGTCCAGATCCATCCAGCAGCacggaagaaaaagaaaacaagcgaAGAGGAGGAACCTGTGGATTCTCAAAAGCCGATTTAGTCACTTACAGTTGCGAGACCTGGAGTCGTGTTCACACGCAAACGGTTAAAGCAGCGATAACAGCTCTCTTATTTCACCCCTCAAAGAATAACACTATTGATTGTTTCAAGTCTATTTCCTGCATTAAGGATGACTGATGACATTTCCCAGCCGCGGCTCACTGCCTTTGTTTTCCAGCAGTCAC
Protein-coding sequences here:
- the scn3b gene encoding sodium channel regulatory subunit beta-3; its protein translation is MVTQTRVHLQTLVLLICVVHLTQPVCVDVPSATEAVLGKPMKLTCISCMKREEIKAKTRVDWYYMPEKEKGIPPNKTHIYKYENNSPAELDGPFKGRLTWNGSQDLQDVSIEIISITFNDSGVYECNVLREFEFDFFTPSVSITKDIKLKVNEKAIQDTTALYSEIMMYVLLVFLTFWLVVEMVYCYRKISKSDEQAQDTATNYLAIPSEQKANPAAPVTE